The genomic window AATGAAGAAAGTAAATATATAATACTGCCAAGTCTGAAGATTAGTATTACAAATCTTAAAGCTCATTTATGAATGTTAACTACTCAATATATCATTATGTTATATTCTTTAAACAGCATACCTGAAGtggaaaaaggaggaaataatAATTCAAGAGCTACTATATAAATACAAATCACTGAGttaatgtttcaaattaattGTTAAGATTCATAATGAATGGCATCAGGATTATTTGTGCCATAAATTTAGCCTGTATGTTATATTTTGTGTAtacttgaaataataaaaatatttttagaaactAATATTATTTTTGAACAGGATAAATGTAAATTATGTCAATCCTCAAATATGAGAAAGTAACCTAAATCCTGAAATTAAAACTGAGTTTCACAAACATGCGTTAACAGTTCCACAGCTAATTAGTCATTAAGAAGTTGTAAAATATGTTCCTTTATATGTCATTACTTAATAGcgtaaaataaaatgcttcactGAATGGTAGAGAATCAGACCCTAGAATTTAAAAATGAACAGAAAGCAAGTTACAGGTTACAATGCTCCTATGTCAAATCCTCAAACATACCACTTAATTCTTGGCGACTTGCCCGAGCACTATCCAGTTGAGACCAAAGTTGCTTGATTTCTTCTTCTGACTCTGCCTTTAGTTTTTCTTGCATAAACCGTTAGCTTTCTATCTACAAGAGGTACAATAAGTTAGTACACCtatgaattttaatttttttataagtTTTCAAAATCTTCTAGACCAGGAGTGATGGAATTTTTGGCCAATTTCTGGCTCCGAATTtcttaacagcagcaacaataaaaccACTTTATAAATTAGGTTGTTGAAATTAGGAAGCTAACCTTATCTCTGTGAAAGGACTCtttggtttgtttatttctgATACTAAAACACATTTCTAGGCTTAGAATGTGCTAAGAGGCTGCCTGTTCTTTCATTTTAACTCTACATCTTTTGCAACTGACGGGTAGATTTTaaatgggatggggaacctttttggccccCACCTGACAGATGGACCACCCACTTGTCAGTCAGCTGATGTCATTATGACATTATCAGGCGATGTGCAGAAAGTTCCCAGTTTTCTTCAGGGCTTCAGTGTACCAACTAGTTCACTGTGAGGAACTAGTTTGTACACCTGAACCAAGCAGAATTAAACTCCTTGTGCATCAGCTGGTGCATGGGGACATCAATCTGCTTTCAACAGGGTTCAAGTGCACCAATgagttctttctcttttttgttattGAAACTTTTCAACACACAGTCATACCTCCTTTTGCGttcgggatctgttccagagccccggaCTCTCGACAAAAAGGATGCTCgacaaagcgcgatttagcgcttccgCGTGTgcagaaaacccagaagtaacccgttccagtacttccgggtttgctgcggacGTTCAGCGAAATGGACCCTAAACAGGGCAGACTCAaaaagaggtaccactgtacaatacaataaaagccaaactaacccaaataaaaatagaaagaaaacgAGAAAACAAATGTGCATACAATaaagaaagaacacaaaaagaaacagtgggaggaagaaaggaaaatgcaATGCCCTCTATGAGAGGTGCATCTCATCCCTTGTCCCACAGCCTCCCACTCTGGGAGATCTTCCCGTCTCTGCATCTCACACATCATCCACCCATCACCTTCCTTTGTGTATCCTCATTAACTCAGAGTAGAGGACatcaaaaaacagaacaaaacgtAAGTATAGTAAGAGTTTACAAAAAAGACAAAAGCTAGAAATCATAAAAAATAAAGAGATGAGAGAAATAAGGACttcacagcattcttacaggccCATATAAGAACAGCGTAAACAGTTGGGTCTGATgaacatttactgttcccaaccctaatcctgcggaaagccatctaattagattttaatttgatcctgacttgttttaggaggtaatttaactattgtttgattttataccattgttatatatttgatgttagccaccctgagcccagtctcggccggggagggcgggatataaataaaagatgcttcttcttcttcttcttcttcttcttcttcttcttcttcttcttcttccccaattCCATATTTTCCAGTCCCATTTCCTCTTGGCCATACTTTCCCATCTTAATTTAAAGAAAAAGTCCTTCCATttctattacagtcatacctctggttacgttcgctgtgggttgcgttttttcatgttttcagtgtttacttctgggtttcgccgcgcaCGCGCAGAAGCATTTTGcatggtctgcgcatgcacagaagcattctgcacagttcACGCATGCGTGATATCGTTGCTCGGgttgtggactttttggggtgcaaatggcaccccggaacggatcgtgtctgcaacctgatgtaccactgtatttccattctTTTCCCAAAGATCGCCAGCAGCTTGATGGTGTTTTCTTCTGTGTTCAACTTGCACAGAAGATCCTTTCTCTCTTACGTCTATCACTGCCATCTCCAGATGTTTCTTATTATCTCTGTCCATAATTCCACCCCTCTCTTCCAGCATCCCAACACCCTCCTTTGCCTGTTTCAGTCCTCCAGTCACCTGTGGAGATCCTCTCCATTTCATCATCTGCTGTTTCCCACTCTGCCTTTTCACTCTCATATTCAGGCAGATCTTGATCAACATAAAGAGCCTTGCAAAGAATCAATATAAATATGCTTATTTACCTCCTGCTGTAATTCTCCTTCTTGTTTCTTGCTTTGCTCTTTCATATCTTCCAACTTCTGTTCATGTTCAGCCTGCAGCTTTTTCATGGCCAGATCATACTGGTTTTTCAGGATATCATGTTCCACTACAAAATAACATTGTGTTCTGTTATAAtagcagtaattattattattattattattattattattattattattattattattatttatttgtacccctttATCAGCTGTCAAAATGCACACAAAGATGCACTCTACACTTGAGATACAGCCCCACTTGTGAGATGACCACTTCAAACCAGTTTCTGGCATCACAACACTCCAAACGTCTGCAGTCAGCAGTGAATTTAAATTCTACTTCATACGTACAATTCTGTTAAGTCTTCTAATAAATTTCACAGTATTTGTAGCAATATTTCTGACAAAAAAGTATTATAATGTGAAATGTGAAATCAGCAAAGCAATGCCAGATGCTGTACTTTGTCTAAAAGAGGTGATATTACAATGCAATTACAATGCAATCTTTAcaagttttgttttaattttaacatttatatcccaaatTTCTTCCGTCATGGAACCCAAGACCCTGTATATGTGGTTCATAAATGGGCACCCATCCAAGAACTGATCAAACCCAGACCTGCTTAACTTAAACAAGCCAGTAGCTTTGtgtgcctgtttactcagaagtaagtctaactatgttcaatagggcttactcccaggtaagggtgcaTAAGACTGCAGGCTTAGTCTCCCAATAACTGGGAAGCAAAAGAAGAGTAGAATTCCACTAAGGAGAGTCTACAATTACAGACTTCCTTTCTTTTGTTCTGCATTAAGGAAACTTATGGTATCCCAGGTTTACATGCCTGAGAaacaagagtattaaaagaagaTAAAGAGAAGTGTAGAAGAGAAAAGGTTTAGAATATAAAatatgttacagtggtacctcgctagacgaatgcctcgctagacgaaaaactcgctagacgaaaggcattcgctagcgaaaggctgtctcacaagacgaaaaaaattcctttttttttttgtcaaaccgctattcccccgttggtgcttcgcaagacgaaaaattcgctatacgacagcactcgcagaacgaattaatttcgtcttgcgaggcaccactataTTTCAGAGTCATTCTGGATGGACCACAAAAATCAAAGAATGAGAAACAACGAATAAGGACACTAGAGAGGGTGATACATTGAAGTCATTTTGCTCTGAACAGAAAATCAATGCGAGTGAGAAGAATATGAGATAAAACATAAGACCTGCAAGCCACCCCAGCGAGACAAGGGCTGGAAATCCAAAGAGGAGAGAAGATGCAAGTCATCTAAGAAACAGGATAGCATCATGTCACAAAGAGGAGAAGAAGATGATACACATTGTAATTAAGACTAGCAAAATCAAAAAGACTAAAGGACAAAGAAGAACTGAAAACCTTGGTAAATGTGGATTCAGTGTAAAGTGTGATTGCAGAAGGCTAAGTTATGGGATGGAAACAGTCTTGGTCACCCTGGTAAATAATTCACAAGGGACAATAAACAGAGAACTATTTAacaccatcaaccatggtatcctcctggtaACTCTGGTCCTTCCTGGAGGGTTGGTCTCAGATGGATAAGGAGAAAGAAGCCAAAgcttaatttattatttgtaacatttatattccacctttcctctaaggagctttAGGTGGTACATAGTTCTCCCTCTTTCCATTGTATccttaaaaccaaacaaaccattaAGTAGATTAGGCTAAGACTcattgggaggaattcaatgttgcaCAAAGGTGACCATTCCGTCATGACAAGCACTATGGCTTCCCAGAGAGAATGATGCCCCCTCTCCTCCTGTGCGTTGTTTTGGGGCTCTTCCAACACATACCACCCTCACCCCCCCAGCCACATGAGCCAATTTCAGTGTGGGCGGTGGAAGGAAAGAGGTtaaaagttccattgtgcaagttcTTGTGCAGAGCTTCCACTGATGGAGCTCATTAGTTCACTCCTGAGTCCTGcccagtgactggcccagtgagtttcatgactgagtggtgATTTGAATACTCGCTTCCCAGGTCAATTTCCAACACTCTAAATGCTACACCAAACTGGTTCTCCAAAGAAGATGGGAGAACCATTAACTCTGGGAAGAGGTGTTCAACTTCTGCTTCAAGGAACTGCACACCCCTGAATAATCACATTCATAGTTCGGGGGCACTAAATGATTCATTGCTGACTGGGGAAGCTGAGGTGGCAAAGAGTGCTTTTTACCAGCTTAGACAGGTACACCAACTGTAATCCTACCCAGTAAATCAGTAATACATTCACCTGTCACAGACTGGTCTACTAAATGCACTTTACAaagagctgcctttgaagatggtccaGAATCTTCAAATGGTACAGAATATGGTCACCTCATTACTGTATTGGTGAAAGCCAGGCAGTCACAATATGCTTCCCTGATTTTTGCATAATTTGTACTGTTTACCACTGCACTTCTGAATCTAATTCAGGGTGCTTGTTATTACCATTAAAACCCTGACTAGCTTGGAACCAGATTATTTAAAGGACCACTTGtacacagggctttttttagctgaaactcaatggaactcagttccagcatctctcaggtgggcaccattgccatggTAAGAGAACAAGGTAAGTtccagcacctcattttctagaGAAATAGTACTGCTTGTACCTATATAGTTCTGCCTATACCTTAACAACCAGTACAAAGGGCCAAGTTCAGTGCCCACCAGTAAAGACATGTAATAGGGCCTGGCCTTCTTGTAATTACAGAATTCAATGAAATTAGGCAGGCCCCTGatctcttattttttaaaaagctttttctcAACAGGTTTTGATGGGGTGTTAGGATGAAAATAGTTAACTGAGATATGATTGTGTTATTTTTTATATTGGTAATTTTTAAGTTATTGTCGTTTATTGGTTCCACCTATATGTTTTAAAAGGTTTCATGAAAtggatttgtattttaaaataaagtaagcTGCTCTGTGGAGGGTTTCCTCAAAAAGCCAAGTACAATTTCATTAAATAAAGAAATCATGAGAGTTGGTTGACAGAAGTGATGTCAGTACTGCTAATCTATACTTTTTAAGAAGTCTAGAGGTGGGAAAAtgctaaatgaaataaaatacaaaggaGGATAGAGGGTAGCCATAGACTTTTGGAAGGTGAAGAAGACTTGGATATGAACCGAAGTGCACAGTGTGGCTTCGCAGACCTCTAGCAGCTGACTAATACTTCCCCTACCTGCCTCTCGTTTTTAATAGCAACATACCTCAATAATTGATGCAGCTGTCATTCTATTGGCAAGAGTGGGaaagcacctatttttctagaggcAGTAGATGAAATACTGCTTCTTGCGCACAAAAGTATATTGCAGTGATAACAACTCTTCTCAGAATATAATACCTACTTTCAACCTGCTCTTTTTCAAGAGAAAGACTCTTCAACTTTCCTTTTACTTCTTCAATTTCTGCACGTAGGGTTCTTTCCATCTCATTTAATTCAATCTGATGTTTCACAGATAACTCTTCATGCAAGTTTTTTAAACTGAGGTCTGTATCTGATGAACATCCTCTTTTAAGATTCTAAAAGAAAATGATTTCTAACATTGAAAACTGCCACAGTATCCTGAAAAATCCATAGCCTTTTAAATTAAAGGAACAATCATTCTTCCAATTTAAATGCTTGTAACTTTATTTACTTGTCAGTCCCAGCTGCTACTCACTGAACCTTTGCAAAAATGAAGTGGGTTTCCTGGACAGGACCTACCCAACAGCCCATGTGTGTTCAAGCAACTCTTTTTTCAGAAGGAAACTAACATCTCTGCTGTTATCTCATGATCTCTTTAGCAGCTGCTAATTGTTTTCATACAATAGTCAGCAAGAGCACTGGATGCCACCACTAGGTTAGCCTTTACATTCACTTTTATGATCTTATTTTAAAGATGCATGCTCAATAGTTTTTTAGTGCATTTGTATTAGCATATTTGGGTATTTAGCCATGCAAGATAGCATGTACACAcaattcctattttaaaaaagggtgtgtgtgtgtgtgtgtatcattctGAGGAACTGTAATGTAAATCAAAGAATTTTCATCATATAAAAATCCagtagctttaaaaagaaaatatttaaacaaaataaattatacaCAATACCTCTaagaactgggtttgtgtcttcTCCATTTCCAGAGCTATTTCCTTCTTCTGTTTATCTGAAACATCAAATTTGTTGTCACTGCATAAATATATTTGGCATGTCAGCTAACATAAAATACCAATTTCAAAATATCCAAGAAAAATTATCTACTCTTAACTTCCACACTTCATATAACCTTCCCCACATCTTCCTTTTTTCTTAATGGCTCTCAGACACACCTTTTACAACAATTCTGATTTTGCATATTTATGCTTATTAAAATGACTTTTTACATAATTTGcaaatgattttttgttttgtaaagtttAAGTTTTTTCATGAAATGTGCAAAGCTTTTCTTACAGCAAATTTCTTGTGAAAAAGCATTATGTACTTCTAAATTATAGCATTAAATTTTATATAATCTCTACATTATTAAATCTCTGTACATTATTAAATCAAAGTATTATCTGCTGTGATTAAAACTGACATTCATTTTGCTCTCAAACAGCactgaaataaaacatcaaaatgtCTGCTCTAGTATTCTATGGATTGCAATATTTTGGCTGAAAATTACAAGGTAGATTACCCATGGCATCTAGATGTTTCACAgccatttcttccttttccttatcACTCTGTTCTTTAATACGCTCCAGCTCAAAATGGTATTGACCTTGTAGAACTGCTACTTCTTGAGCATGTTTATCGTTGAGCATCTCGCGCAACTCCACAAGGgcagtttctttctcttttctcagaTTAGTCTGCATCAGTTCCAACTGGGATGTGTGTATGTTATTTGAACTTAGCCTTAACGCTTCCAGTTTAAGATTATGAAGAGCCTGTAGTCAAGAAAGACAATAATTGAAACCCATAACCCTGCTTGCAATTACTTGCAGTCCTATGGCTCACTTTTACCAGCTGGACATCCTTTCACCAGGGATGTCACGTGGCACTGAATTATGTTGCTGTGGGAACCAGAAAAGGTGACAAGTGAGGTACTGCGATTTAATGTTAAAGCACCTTTCCCAAATCACAATGATAGCGACTTTTACTAGACAGCTAACTTTATTCAGCTTATTAATAATTATCTctaaggatgtggacaggcttcTTTGACAAGTGAAACCGATCACATGTCTCCTGGACCCTTGCCCATTCTGGCTCATAAAAGCAAGCCAGACAaggctgggcaatgggctctgtagggtggtgaatgcttccctctgtgagggagtcttcctgGACCCCCTTAAAGAAGTGGTTATTAAATCTTTAGACCTGGCCATTATGTCCAGTTATCACCCAGTATTCATTCCTAGGCAAGCTTTTTGAGCAGATGGTCGTTGAAGAGCTCCAAGCACGCCCAGAAGATGCGGACCATGTGGATCTCTTCCAACTGGGATTCCAGCCCTATCATGTGACTGAGACCACCTTGGTTGCATTGGTCAATAATCTTTGGTAGGCTAGGTTCAGAGGTGTAAGcagtttcctggttctgcttgATCTCTCAACcacttttgataccatcaaccatggtatccttttgGACCATTTAGGGggattgggagctgggggcactgttatgcaaTGGTTCCACTTTCCCCTgagccatgtccagaaagtggtgttgaggGATGAGGATTCAGACATCTGGACACTCACTTGTGGAGTTCCTTGGGACTCCATCATTTCCCCCAtcctttttaacatctatatgaagctgctgggagagataatCGGGGGGTTgaggctgggtgttcaccagtatgtggTTGATATCCAGCTCTACCTCCAATTTAAATCAGAAACAGTAAAGGCGGTGAACATGCTATGTGAGTGTTTAGAGGCAGTtgaaggatggatggtggctaacggattgaggttgaatcccggtaagacagaaatactgtttctgggggacaggacaGCCAGGTGaaggggattccctggtcctgaatagggtaactgtgcccctgaaggaccaggtgaacagcctgggagtcattttggactcacagctgtcaatGGAGGCAtgggtcaattctgtgtccaggacagctgtttactagctccatctggtacacaggctgagaccatACCAGCCTGCAGACTGtttcaccaaagtggtgcatgctctagttatctcccgcttggactactgcaatgcactctacgtggggctacctttgaaggtgacccggaaactacaactaatccagaatgcagcagctagactggtgactaggaatggccaccaagaccatataacaccagtcctgaaagacctacattggctcccaatacgttccaaagcacaattcaaagtgttggtgctgacctttaaagccctaaacagcctcagcccagtatacctgaagaaatgtctccagctaatgctattctgggctatatcaacagaagtatagtgtcctgatcaagggaagtcatagtaccactctattctatcttggtcagaccatacctggggtcttgtgtccaattctggggaCCTCACTttaaggatattgataagctggaatgggTTCAGAGGCAGGTAACCAAGATgttcaagggtctagaaaccaagccttaagagAAAAGGTTGAGGAGTtgcatatgtttagcctggacaagAGAATACCGAGAGGAGGtatgctagccatcttcaaatactaaaagattgtcacatggaagatggagcaagtttgttttcccctgctccagaGACTGAATCCCTTGGAAAGTGATTGACTCTGCTTCATTTGAAGGTTTTTATGCAAAggttagatggtcatctgtcatggatgctttagtttgagattcctacattgcagcaggttggacttgTTGATCCTCAgatttccttccaactctgcatttctgattctacagtcatacctcgggttatgtccACTTTGGGTTACATATTTTCAGGTTGCATactctgcaaacctggaagtgtttttcaCTGTGTGCGCTGTCTGcacgtgtgcagaagcgttctgcgcagtcagcacatgtgcaaagcgtgtTATCACGGTTTCACGCATGTGTGATATTGCTAcgttgggttacgtacttttcggggtgcgaatggcaccccggaaccaattaagtacataacccgaggtaccactgtacagtcatacctcgtgttgcgaatGCTCCGTGTTGAGtatgttcgggttgcgtactctgcaaacctggaagtgaaacaCGGAGCGcggatgcttctgcgcatgtccgtgcgGTCCAtggatgtgcagaagcgttctgtgcagttcacgcatgcgcagaagcgcgatctCGCACAATCTCGCGAGATCTTGCATTTTCGCGCATGCGCGAAAGCGCTGCCCGGGTTGAGCACTGttcagggtgcaaacggcaccccggaatgaattaagtgtgcaacccgaggtaccactgtatatgcaaataaCTGTGAACATTTgacagattgtttttttttttaaatgatactgTATTGGTTTAGAATAGTTTAAAATCTTCCCTGTGTTCACTTATTTCAAATGACCTATTTCTTATGTATTTGCAGCAGCAAAGGACCCTTGAATTATTGCTGTAGTTAATATTGTACCTCTGCTCGCTGCATCTCTTCTTTGTGTGTAACTTCCATTTTTTGTAGCAACTGTTGTTGCTCCTTTAATTTAATGTGCAACTCTTTGATTTCTTCCTCATGCTGAACAATTAGTTGACGTATTTCACAATAATGTTCTTGTTCATTAACCTAGGGAGAAGAAAATATCATTAAGGACCTTTCTTAAAGTATCATTAAAGAATGAATAAGCTATTAAACACAGCAAAAGTCACAgatttccagttttaaaatttaaatggatTAAGATATTAAATGGTTCACCCACATCTAGAGTTAAAGTAAATTGTATTGAAACTCCCTCTACTCAGAGGAACTAGACTATTGCAATGcaagtcttgaaagacctacattggctcccagtatgtttccaagcacaattcaaagtgttggtgctgaccttcaaagccctaatcAGCCTcgccccagtatacctgaaggagtgtctccacccccactgtcgagctctgagggccttttctAAACAAAGACAACCAAAATCACCctctttgcttaaaaaaatatcGGTGCAGGACAGAACTATTGCAGAGACTTAAGTGAATGCTTATTAGGAGCGCCTGGAGAGCCTTCAACAATCTGCAGTGGCGGGTTGAAGGAGAAAGGTGCGCAAGTTGGGGGCAGGAGAGAGTCTCTCCCCTTTGGACATGCTCAGCGCGGAGCTCCTGCACggcagactacaactcccgtaaGCCAGCGCGGCCCCGGGCcgggaatcatgggaactgtagtcgcaTAACAACGCCAGGCGGGAGGGCTCGTAGGGTGCCCCGCAGTAAGCGGCTTTCGGGTCGCACTTGTGGGCGCCCAGCCTCCGGCCCGCCCGCTGCTGTGAGGCGCTTGGCCTCAGCGAGAGACGGCCGCCCCGCAACGCGGGAACCCCAGAAACGCCCCAGTCAGCGCAGCCCCGACCCTcgagcagagaaaagaaacacctCTGGGCCgtcgcctccgccgccgccggccTCCCGCTCCATTTCCACGGCCGGCCGCTGTTTCCCTCAGGAACCGCCGCTTCAACCGCCGCGCAACCGCTGGAGCCGGGGAAAAAAACTTTCAGCCAATGGGCTGCCTCGCTCCGAACTCCGCTGTCCAATGGCGAAACGAGCCCTGAGAGGCGACTAACCCGCTGCCGTTGCGGGCGCGCTTGCTGACGGCAGATTAGCAGCGCCAGTAGCCAATGGGGCCTCGGATGCGCGGACGTTAAGGGTTTCTCCCTCCGATTCAACTTTGTGTCCCGCCCATGTGACCGTGCGGGGGGGCGGGGCTGCTGTCCCGGGCCCGATCCTGGCGGGGCGACGAACCGAGAGGCGGCAGGCGGGTTGGGCCTCCCGGGTCCCCGTGGGAAGCAGCGGCTGCTTCTCCTCTTCCACTTCACGGTTCCTATCCGGAGGATGGAATGAGCCTTTTCCGAGCTCTGCACCCGGGCCGGGCTGGCGGCCGCCGTCTCTTTTGGCCCGGAATGGCCGgatggcgcccccccccccccacgggggTGTCAGAGAGATTTATATTTTCCCCTGACGgagactcaaggcagctaacagattaaatataaaaacatcttctttgttttaagaaaaacCGCAGGGCAATTTTTGaaaacttatttttctttttacagtaaATGATTTTGAGAAGAGCGGGAATTTCCACCTGCCTTTTGTTTCTACTGTATTTGAACCTGCTTATGATATtgtcagggacgcgggtggcgctgtggg from Lacerta agilis isolate rLacAgi1 chromosome 1, rLacAgi1.pri, whole genome shotgun sequence includes these protein-coding regions:
- the LOC117059846 gene encoding pericentrin-like isoform X1, translated to MEVTHKEEMQRAEALHNLKLEALRLSSNNIHTSQLELMQTNLRKEKETALVELREMLNDKHAQEVAVLQGQYHFELERIKEQSDKEKEEMAVKHLDAMDVSDKQKKEIALEMEKTQTQFLENLKRGCSSDTDLSLKNLHEELSVKHQIELNEMERTLRAEIEEVKGKLKSLSLEKEQVEMEHDILKNQYDLAMKKLQAEHEQKLEDMKEQSKKQEGELQQEVNKHIYIDSLQGSLC
- the LOC117059846 gene encoding pericentrin-like isoform X2 produces the protein MEVTHKEEMQRAEALHNLKLEALRLSSNNIHTSQLELMQTNLRKEKETALVELREMLNDKHAQEVAVLQGQYHFELERIKEQSDKEKEEMAVKHLDAMDKQKKEIALEMEKTQTQFLENLKRGCSSDTDLSLKNLHEELSVKHQIELNEMERTLRAEIEEVKGKLKSLSLEKEQVEMEHDILKNQYDLAMKKLQAEHEQKLEDMKEQSKKQEGELQQEVNKHIYIDSLQGSLC